The genomic DNA TCTATTTTGAATATCTATAATCAAAAGAATGGATATTAAACATCTAACTAAATATATCTATTTAGTTAAACAACAGTTGTAGTTAAGAGTCTCTTATGAGATAAAGAAATTAAACGAGCGGTGGGTGGAAAACAAAACTTGTAAAATGAAATTTGTAAATTCTATTATATAAAGATTCTATTTTTAGATTTTCTTCTTTTGATAAAAGAAAACCATAATTAAGATTAGTCTCTTGAAAATAAACAACAGAATATTCTAACGAAAAAGATTGGCCTTTTTTATTACTGCTTTCAGAATCGCCTGCTTTAACTATTTGTTTTGCTAAGTAGCATTTTCCGTTACACTCTAATTCTGGCTTATCTATATTTTCACAAAGTTCATTTTTAATAAAATCATAAAAAGCAGCATACTCCAATAATGGAAGGATAGGCTTTAAAAGCAAAAATAAAGACAAAAAAATTGCTGCTGTTTTCACAAAGCAAATATCTTATTTTTTTTTTGATGTACCTAACCTCCGGTTATTTATAATCAACCAAAGGTTAGTAATATATTATTTTTACACAATAAAACTACTTGCAATTCTTTACTTAAAATTACTCACGGAAATTTTAATATTTACTTTTGCGTTTGCAAAATATAATTCTACATTCATATAAAGAAATACCCCAAAGTTTAAAACCTCTTGTTATTTTTATATTGAATTATTTTCTTAAACCTATAAAGATGTAATAAAACGAATGGTTTGATTATTAAAAATTTCTGGTTGCTCTACGTTTACAACATGTCCACAGTTATCAATTACGTAAAGTGAAGATGTAACATGTTTCGAAACAATATTTTTTATCGATGGTAAAAAAAGATGATCTTCTGCACCCATTACATATAATGTAGGAATCTCAATCTCTTTTGTTCTAAAAAAACGCAAAAGTGGGTTAATTTCTGAAGTTAATTTAAACCAACGCAAAAATTCTTTTTGATATAACTTCTTTGCTTCGTTTACAAACAACAGTCTCGAATTTTTATGATTTTTCTTCGGCATTATAATAAATGCGAAGAGCTTGTAAAGCATCATGTAAGGTACCACAGACTTAAAGATGTTACCAACTTTCATTAAAACTTGAGAACGAAAATTCATCTTTATAATTGCGCCACCCATTATCATACTTTGTACCAATTCTGGTCTTTTTTCTGCAAGATTTCGAATTAGTATTGTTCCTAAAGAAATACCAATAAAATGAGACTTTTCAATTTTTAAATGATCAATAACCTCAACAATATCTGCAGTAATAGAATCGAACGTGTATTTTGTTTTAAAGGTATCTTTTAGCTTTGGTTTGCTATTTCCATGACCTCGTAAATCTAAGATTAAAACGTTAAAATGCTTTTTAAAATCTCGTACTTGTTTGAACCAAATAGAGCTGCTTCCTCCTGCTCCGTGAACAAAAGTTACCCATTTTTTTGAAATTTCATGAGGATATGAATAGTAATTTAACAGCTTATTTCGATTTTAATTTCAAACAAAAATAACTATTTAAAACTTAGCATTAAAAACTTTAACTTTCTTGCTTATTTTATATAAATAAACTTACGATTTCTAAATTAAAATTATACTGAATAAAAATATTTCCAAATCTATAAAGGATAAACTTATCTTTTATTGTAACTTTGCATTTTATTAAAATTAATGTATGTTTTCTAAAACGTGTGAATATGGTTTAAGAGCGGTTATTTTTATTGCTCAACAAGCCAAAACAGATAAAAAAGTAAGTATTAGCGCTATTTCTGAAGCAATAGATTCGCCTCAAGCTTTTACTGCAAAAATTTTACAGCAGCTTACAAAAAATAAAATAGTACAATCTATTAAAGGTCCTTATGGCGGCTTTTTTATTGAAGAAGAAAACTTAAAAACAATTGCATTAAGTAATATTGTTCAGGTTTTAGATGGAGAAAGTATTTACACAGGTTGTGGCTTAGGACTGCATCAATGCAACGAAGAAAAACCTTGTCCTTTGCATTTCAAATTTATTGAAATTAGAGAAAACCTAAAAAAAATGCTAGAAAACACTACATTATTAGAGCTTTCAACAGATAAAAACCTAACTGACTACTACTTAAAGAACTAAAAAAAAAATTACCTTTATAAAGGATAAAAAGACCCTTTTTTCTTATTTAAAATAACTTAAACCAAATATTATGATTACAGCCTCATTAACAGCAAACTTAAATTACACGAAAGATAAGCCAGAAATTACACTGCTTATGGAAACAAACTCAACAAAAGAAATACGAATTGTAATGCGTAAAAGCCAAGAAATGAAAGAACATTCTGCACCAAAACCAATTGTTGTAGAAATCTTTGAAGGTGAAATCCTTTTTGGTGTTAACAATAAAGAATTACAATTAAAAAAAGGAGATTTAATTGCATTAGACGCAAATGTACCGCACAACTTATTCTGTGAAAAAGATGCAATTGTTAGACTTACAATTGCAAAAGCAGACTCAATAAACAGGGTAAATAATGTTATTTCTTAATGTTTAAATAAATATAAAATGAAAAAAATTTGGATCGCATTTATAAGCGTAATCGTACTCTCTTTTGCAGTACTAATTTGGGTGGGAACAGAAGTGTATCAAAAACAACCACCAATTCCTGAAAAGGTTTTAGTTAAAGATACAAATGAAGTGTTCTATACTATTGAAGACATACAGATCGGACAAAATGTATGGGAATCAATTGGAGGAATGGAAGTTGGCTCAATTTGGGGCCATGGAAGTTATGTTGCACCAGATTGGTCTGCAGATTGGATTCATAGAGAAGCTGTTTTTATGCTAGAACTTTGGGCTAATAGAGATTTTAATAAGCAATATGAACAATTAGATGTAGAACAAAAAGCAGCAATAAAGGCTCGTTTAATAAAAGATATTAAAACAAACACCTATAATTCTGCTACAAAAACAATCGTTATTTCTAAAGAAAGGGTTGCTGCAATAAATAATAATATTCAGCATTATAGTAAGGTTTTTTCTGAAGGAAATGAACGATACGCAATACCAGAGGGCGCTTTAAAAGATGAAACAAAACTAAAGCAGTTAAACGCTTTTTTCTTTTGGACTTCTTGGGCTGCCAGTACAAATAGACCAGAAAAAGATTATACCTATACTTCTAACTGGCCACACGAACCTTTAATAGATAATAATATTACAGATGGTTCTATCATTTGGTCTGGTTTATCAATTGTATTGTTACTTGTTTTTATCGGAATCTTAACTTTCTACTATTTAAGAAACCATGAAAAAGGAGAAGCTTTAACAAAACCAGACAAAGATCCTTTGGCAAACATGCAGTTATTCAAATCTCAAAAAGCTGTTTTAAAATACTTTTTTGTCATCTCTTTACTAATTGGTTTACAAGTAATTTTAGGCGTTATAACGGTTCATTATACCGTTGAAGGGCAAAGTTTCTTTGGCTTCGATTTATCAAAATATCTACCTTATTCTGTAAGTAGAACTTGGCATACACAATTAGCTGTTTTCTGGATTGCTGCAACTTGGTTGGCAACAGGATTATTTTTGGCACCGATGATTTCTAAAAAAGAAATGAAATATCAACTTTTTGGAATCAACTTTCTTTTTGTAGCACTAATCGTTATTGTGTTTGGTTCTATGTTGGGTGAATGGTTAGGCGTTCATCAATTTTTAGATTTAACAACCAACTTTTTCTTTGGCCACCAAGGATATGAATACATGGATTTAGGTAGATTCTGGCAAATATTTTTAGGAATCGGACTTGTTTTATGGGTGGTAATGGTAAGTAGACATATTATCTATGCGATTCGTAAAAATGATGAATCGAAACATTTGTTAATCATCTTATTAATATCTGTCATGGCAATTGGTATGTTTTTCTTTTCTGGATTAATGTATGGCGAAAACAGTAGTTTACCTGTAATTAATTATTGGAGATGGTGGCTAGTTCATTTATGGGTAGAAGGATTTTTTGAAGTTTTCGCAACCGTAGTAATCGCATTTATTTTTTCTAGAATGGAAATAATTTCACCAAAAACTGCTGGTAGAGTTTCTGTAGCATCAGCTTCTATCTTTTTAGCGGGTGGAATTATAGGTACTTTACATCATTTATATTATTCTGGCACACCAATTCAAGCAATTGCTTTGGGAGCAACTTTTAGTGCTTTAGAAGTGGTACCATTAACTTTAATGGGTTTTGAAATTAGAGAAAATTGGAACCTTTTAAAAAGTAAAGAATGGATTCAGAATTATAAATGGCCAATATTCTTCTTTATTGCTGTTTCTTTTTGGAACTTTTTAGGAGCTGGAGTTTTTGGTTTCTTAATTAATCCACCAATTGCATTGTATTATATTCAAGGTTTAAACACAACTGCTGTTCATGCACATACCGCTTTATTTGGCGTGTACGGAATGCTAGGAATGGGCTTTATAATAATTTGTTTGCGTTTTTATTCTGATAGAGTTTGGAATAGTAAAAAACTAAAAAGAGCCTTTTGGTGTCTAAACATTGGTTTGGTAGCGATGGTGGTATTAAGTTTATTACCAATAGGAATTATACAAGCGTATACTTCTATTACAGAAGGGTATTCTTTTGCAAGAGAATCTGATCTTTTATACTCACCAACCATACAAACCTTAAAATGGATGAGAATGATTGGAGACATTATTTTCTCTGTAGGGATTTACTATTTCTGTTGGTTTACTATTGATGAAGTAATTTACAATTACAAACGAAAAAAATAATTTTATAAAAAAAGGCGAACAGTAATGTTCGCCTTTTTTAATTAATTGAATTTAAAAAACTACTCTACTATAAGAGTGTATTGTGGTGTTGGGTTTAAAGGACAGAAATAAACATATTCTCCTTTTTTAAGCGTTACTGTTTTAGAGTTCTGCTTTGTGTTGTTCTTTACTTGTTCGGTTACGTAGGCGTTCTTAAGATGTGCTTTTACGTCCGATTTTGGTGCTAAAACAAAACCTACATTATGACCAACATTGTTGTTTGCGATTTCAAAAATATAAGTTCCTTCAGATAACGTAATTTGTTTCTGAGTAAATTCACCTTTTGTTTGTTCTAAAGAAACTGTTTTTACATCTTGTGCATTTGTGTTAAATGCAAATCCTAAAACGATTACTAAAATTGCGATTACTTTTTTCATGATTGCTCTGTATTACTAATTATTAAAAAATTGATTATTTATTAAATTGTTGTTGCTGTTTATATTGCTTGTGCTACCGGAAAATCTACTGCAACATCTGTTGTTTTGTGAAAGTAATTGGTAATTGTAATTTCACCTATTAAAATAATTGCATCTGCCAAGTTTCCTTTTGTATAACCTACTGCATATAAATTTTCTACTGATTCTGGTGTTGCTGCACCTCTATTTTCTGCTACACTTTTAGAGAAGTTAGCTAGTGCATTTAATTTTGAGTCAAAAGAAGCGTTACCAGCTCTTAATTCTAAGATTTGCGCTTCTGTAAAACCGTTCATTTTACCAATTGCAGTGTGTGCAGACAAACAATACACACATTCGTTTACTTGACTTACTGCTAAATTGATAACTTCTTTTTCTTTTGCTGAAAAACTTGTTTTACCGTTTCCGATAGCCAAAAAGTTACCCAATGCAGTTTCACTGTGTGCAAATGCTGCGTATAAATTTGGTACAAAACCCAATCCTTTTTCTAATTGTGTGAAAATTGCTTAGTTATTTTCTGATACTTCTTCTTTTGTTGGAACATTAAATGTGCTCATAAGTTCTATTTTTAAATTGTTTTATTGTTAATTTCTAACTCTTATTTTATGCTTTGCATTCACAAAGTTCTTGCTCTGGGTTTTGATCATCATAGGTTTGATATCCCCAACAGTTCGGACATTGTACGTTTTCTATTGTTTTCATATTCTTATTTTTTTAATTGTTATTGTTTGATGCTGCAAAGATGCAACCGATAGCAACCTTAAAAATTGGACAAAAGTTCCTTCTGTTTGGACAGCTAAAAATAGTTGGCAAAAATGCACGCGTGAAGGATAGAGCAAATTGTTTGAGCTCTTTTTAAGTTTGATAAAACTTTAAAAAGCGAGTTGCGAAAGCCTGACCTGATAAGGGCACGCCCAAATAAAATATAAATGAAGAGTTATTAATTTAAACGGATTTCTAATATTCCTTTTTAAACTGAAGCGGAGATTTTAAAATTGCCTTGGTAAAGAAACGTGTAAAATATGCAGGATCGTTAAAACCAAGTTCGAACGCGATTTCTTTTACAGATTTATCTGTGTAAATCAATTGGCGTTTAGCCTCTAACAAAATGCGGTTTTTAATAAAGTCTGATGGCGTTTTTGCCCCCAATTTCTGAAAGTGTTTGGTAATAGATTTAGGCGAAAGTCCTAATCTGTTTGCATAGTCCGTTACCGAGTGCATGGTTTTAAAATTCTGTTCTACCAACAGACTAAAATCTTTAAAAAGACGGGTTTCTACATCTTCTTTAATCACATGATTTTCCTTTTTTACACGAACTGCAGAAATAATAAATTGCTTTAAATACGATTGCAACATATCGTATTGTGCCGTTTCATTTTGTTGAAATTCTTCGATTAAACTATCTAAAATAAAGTTGAGTTTTGCCGTGTCTTTTTTGCAAGGTTTTACAAACGGAGTTTCGTAGATATTGTTGAATAGAATTCCGTTACACGCCACTTCTTGATCGTGGGTTTGTATGCAGTAAAAATCTTTTATAAAACTTAATTTGTAAGCGGTTTTTATTTGCTCGGAATCTACTGTAAATACTTGCCCTGGAGACAAGAAAAATAGCACATTATCATTAAACGTGTATTGTTCGAAATCGATATTATACGTTCCTTTTCCTTCTTGAATCCAATAAATAGAATACGTATTTTGTTGCACAGAATGGTCTATGGTACAGGCTTTTTCAAACTGAACGGTACTTACAGAAAAGGTTTCCTTAAAAGAATATTTTACGATGTCTTGAACTGCCATATTTTGTTTTGTAGTTTGTTGGTCGTAAAAAGTGGTGGGAACTTTACGTTTTGTTTCTAAATGTAATTTAGAGTTTTTTTGTTAGAACAAAGATAATTAGATTTTCACCAAACCTTCCCTTCTTTAAACCCTATTGACCAAACCTATAGCACATCATTTACATAAATTAAACCTAAATGTAAAGTTGATTCAATTTTTAAAAAAACAAATTTATTGACTTACATCAAATTATTTGACTTATGATAGCATTAGTTTTGCTATCGAAAATTAAATATAATTTAAGATGGTACTTACAGAATTAGATACATTAAAAATGTTTGGTAATGATAGTAAAGAACGGTTAGAAAAAGCATTTATACATCTTCAAAATGGAAATGGAATTATCTTAATGGATGATGA from Polaribacter sp. ALD11 includes the following:
- a CDS encoding cupin domain-containing protein, whose protein sequence is MITASLTANLNYTKDKPEITLLMETNSTKEIRIVMRKSQEMKEHSAPKPIVVEIFEGEILFGVNNKELQLKKGDLIALDANVPHNLFCEKDAIVRLTIAKADSINRVNNVIS
- a CDS encoding nitric-oxide reductase large subunit — encoded protein: MKKIWIAFISVIVLSFAVLIWVGTEVYQKQPPIPEKVLVKDTNEVFYTIEDIQIGQNVWESIGGMEVGSIWGHGSYVAPDWSADWIHREAVFMLELWANRDFNKQYEQLDVEQKAAIKARLIKDIKTNTYNSATKTIVISKERVAAINNNIQHYSKVFSEGNERYAIPEGALKDETKLKQLNAFFFWTSWAASTNRPEKDYTYTSNWPHEPLIDNNITDGSIIWSGLSIVLLLVFIGILTFYYLRNHEKGEALTKPDKDPLANMQLFKSQKAVLKYFFVISLLIGLQVILGVITVHYTVEGQSFFGFDLSKYLPYSVSRTWHTQLAVFWIAATWLATGLFLAPMISKKEMKYQLFGINFLFVALIVIVFGSMLGEWLGVHQFLDLTTNFFFGHQGYEYMDLGRFWQIFLGIGLVLWVVMVSRHIIYAIRKNDESKHLLIILLISVMAIGMFFFSGLMYGENSSLPVINYWRWWLVHLWVEGFFEVFATVVIAFIFSRMEIISPKTAGRVSVASASIFLAGGIIGTLHHLYYSGTPIQAIALGATFSALEVVPLTLMGFEIRENWNLLKSKEWIQNYKWPIFFFIAVSFWNFLGAGVFGFLINPPIALYYIQGLNTTAVHAHTALFGVYGMLGMGFIIICLRFYSDRVWNSKKLKRAFWCLNIGLVAMVVLSLLPIGIIQAYTSITEGYSFARESDLLYSPTIQTLKWMRMIGDIIFSVGIYYFCWFTIDEVIYNYKRKK
- a CDS encoding Rrf2 family transcriptional regulator, whose protein sequence is MFSKTCEYGLRAVIFIAQQAKTDKKVSISAISEAIDSPQAFTAKILQQLTKNKIVQSIKGPYGGFFIEEENLKTIALSNIVQVLDGESIYTGCGLGLHQCNEEKPCPLHFKFIEIRENLKKMLENTTLLELSTDKNLTDYYLKN
- a CDS encoding helix-turn-helix domain-containing protein, translating into MAVQDIVKYSFKETFSVSTVQFEKACTIDHSVQQNTYSIYWIQEGKGTYNIDFEQYTFNDNVLFFLSPGQVFTVDSEQIKTAYKLSFIKDFYCIQTHDQEVACNGILFNNIYETPFVKPCKKDTAKLNFILDSLIEEFQQNETAQYDMLQSYLKQFIISAVRVKKENHVIKEDVETRLFKDFSLLVEQNFKTMHSVTDYANRLGLSPKSITKHFQKLGAKTPSDFIKNRILLEAKRQLIYTDKSVKEIAFELGFNDPAYFTRFFTKAILKSPLQFKKEY
- a CDS encoding cupredoxin domain-containing protein codes for the protein MKKVIAILVIVLGFAFNTNAQDVKTVSLEQTKGEFTQKQITLSEGTYIFEIANNNVGHNVGFVLAPKSDVKAHLKNAYVTEQVKNNTKQNSKTVTLKKGEYVYFCPLNPTPQYTLIVE
- a CDS encoding carboxymuconolactone decarboxylase family protein, whose amino-acid sequence is MFTQLEKGLGFVPNLYAAFAHSETALGNFLAIGNGKTSFSAKEKEVINLAVSQVNECVYCLSAHTAIGKMNGFTEAQILELRAGNASFDSKLNALANFSKSVAENRGAATPESVENLYAVGYTKGNLADAIILIGEITITNYFHKTTDVAVDFPVAQAI
- a CDS encoding alpha/beta fold hydrolase gives rise to the protein MLNYYSYPHEISKKWVTFVHGAGGSSSIWFKQVRDFKKHFNVLILDLRGHGNSKPKLKDTFKTKYTFDSITADIVEVIDHLKIEKSHFIGISLGTILIRNLAEKRPELVQSMIMGGAIIKMNFRSQVLMKVGNIFKSVVPYMMLYKLFAFIIMPKKNHKNSRLLFVNEAKKLYQKEFLRWFKLTSEINPLLRFFRTKEIEIPTLYVMGAEDHLFLPSIKNIVSKHVTSSLYVIDNCGHVVNVEQPEIFNNQTIRFITSL